Genomic window (Candidatus Nitrosocosmicus franklandus):
TATCGGTCTTGCTAACAATTCCTTCTAATATATCACCATTGTCACACACAAGGATCTTGTCTTGGTTTTCTTTGATCATGATCGAAAGTGCTTTTTCGGCCGTATCATTTACATTCAGTAACTTTATCTTACTCTTTGATAACATTACATCCTTAACAAGAACAGTGTTTCTTTCTGGTTCAGGAACATTTAAACAGCTTTTGAGAGTAACTATGCCAACAATTTCGTAATTTATTTTTGTTACCGGAAAAGAACTTTTCATGTAAATATTAAAGTAGTTTCTCAATATGTTATTGATCGTAATATCTTCCGGAACAGAAATAACATTAGTTCGCATCAACTCACCCAATTTAATCTTGGATAATATCTTCATAATATCATATTGATACATATATGATTGCGCTCCATTCTGCAAAAACCATCCTATTAATATAATCCACATGCCACTAACAAATGATCCCGAGAGGATTATCAAAATTCCAAGTCCAAAAAAGATATAAGATATTATAATACCAATCCTTACGGCGATTCTTGTAGATTTGTCATAATTTTTGTTTCTGCTAAAAAGTAATGATCTTAATATTCTACCACCGTCCATTGGAAACGCTGGAACAAGGTTGAAAATCCCTAAAATTAGATTTAAAAATGCTGAGTAGAAAAATATTCCGTTGATCATAATTAATGCTGTATCGTAGAAACTAGCTGGAGGCCAAGTGGTAGATGGTAACGAGGTAATCCACCAAAATACCGCAAATATACCAGATAAGGCCAGGCTTACTGCCGGTCCCGCTATTGCCATTTTAAACTCTTTTTTAAACTCTTTAGGTTCCTCCTCAATGTCTGAAACCCCTCCAAAAATAAATAGCATAATTTGTCTAACTCGGATTCCATAAGATTTTGCTACAATGGAATGCGATAATTCATGTAGTAATACAGATAAAAATAAAATAATAGTGCCCGTAATACTCATTATCCAATAGTTCACCTGATTC
Coding sequences:
- a CDS encoding site-2 protease family protein, whose product is MSLQVGKIYQIPIRLHFSLVLVFFLIAWTLAYGFMPQYSPGMNQVNYWIMSITGTIILFLSVLLHELSHSIVAKSYGIRVRQIMLFIFGGVSDIEEEPKEFKKEFKMAIAGPAVSLALSGIFAVFWWITSLPSTTWPPASFYDTALIMINGIFFYSAFLNLILGIFNLVPAFPMDGGRILRSLLFSRNKNYDKSTRIAVRIGIIISYIFFGLGILIILSGSFVSGMWIILIGWFLQNGAQSYMYQYDIMKILSKIKLGELMRTNVISVPEDITINNILRNYFNIYMKSSFPVTKINYEIVGIVTLKSCLNVPEPERNTVLVKDVMLSKSKIKLLNVNDTAEKALSIMIKENQDKILVCDNGDILEGIVSKTDIIEAMDERKSFLNKGRK